Proteins co-encoded in one Lineus longissimus chromosome 11, tnLinLong1.2, whole genome shotgun sequence genomic window:
- the LOC135495462 gene encoding uncharacterized protein LOC135495462: MEPEIDQDPKVAFAKVYQKARAMGLTDNDLNKLESLEYIRTENSKKSSYRGYLASVLLLCVALVFSVILTDYPVTKQVALEKLWYGSGIYVEDERCLLDLREKILDFFRPVTNCDICRNLHEVDRVANITPEEFEAKYAYTGRPVVITDGAKNWSAPEVFSFKYFKELYPEGSPVLKNMKENCQFFPYKTSFQNLGEVFEMSEARANLQDGQSPWYIGWSNCDPSVSAELRTHYQRPYFLPKSSEGMRTDWIFMGSPGYGAHIHVDNVNNPSWQAQIAGRKVWTLRPPLECYHECPREIKATINSGEMIVVDTNTWYHGTVVVGDDISITIGSEYD, from the exons ATGGAGCCCGAAATCGATCAAGATCCGAAGGTTGCATTTGCTAAGGTCTATCAGAAAGCCCGGGCAATGGGTTTGACTGATAATGACCTGAATAAGTTAGAATCGTTAGAATATATCAGGACTGAAAATTCAAAGAAGTCATCATATCGAGGATACTTGGCATCTGTTCTGTTGCTTTGCGTTGCGTTAGTGTTCAGCGTTATCTTGACGGACTATCCTGTCACTAAACAAGTGGCGTTAGAAAAGTTATGGTATGGTAGCGGTATATATGTTGAAGATGAACGTTGTTTGCTCGATTTACGAGAAaaaattttggatttttttcgACCTGTTACAAACTGTGATATTTGTAGAAATCTTCATGAGGTGGATAGGGTTGCCAATATTACTCCAGAAGAGTTTGAGGCTAAATATGCTTACACGGGACGACCTGTTGTTATCACAGATGGTGCTAAAAACTGGTCGGCGCCGGAAGTGTTTAGTTTCAAGTACTTCAAAGAGCTGTATCCGGAGGGAAGTCCAGTCCTCAAGAACATGAAAGAAAATTGCCAGTTCTTTCCGTACAAAACCAGTTTTCAAAATCTTGGCGAGGTGTTTGAAATGAGCGAGGCAAGGGCTAATTTGCAGGATGGGCAGTCTCCTTGGTACATCGGTTG GAGTAACTGCGATCCATCTGTATCAGCTGAGTTACGTACCCATTATCAGCGACCATATTTCTTACCCAAGTCTTCGGAAGGAATGAGAACTGACTGGATCTTCATGGGCAGTCCTGGGTATGGagcccatatacat GTTGACAATGTTAACAACCCATCATGGCAAGCCCAAATCGCAGGCAGAAAAGTTTGGACCTTGAGACCCCCATTAGAATGTTATCATGAGTGTCCAAGAGAAATCAAAGCCACCATAAACTCGGGAGAAATGA
- the LOC135495461 gene encoding transmembrane protein with metallophosphoesterase domain-like, whose amino-acid sequence MASTTKWFVWASALSLVEIGLLFSQSEVRRIGYASQFYLAVVCFVVYSSSCVVEQVSTEMYDLGYFKTSPKVCWLARLALAVVTMFLAPMCIVVIGVNRHIVGINPSFFTMLFYICFGFTFHLLTITWTMNSLARVIRFIYRCLIQEKGPLIEQTVRSQHNFAQLKALLGFIYAFFISFYGVYYAFQPPIIRKVHIPIENLSKSFDGFRIVQLCDIHLGPTVGKEQLEEVIDAVQKLHPDLIVITGDLVDGHVQDLMDAVEPAKHLQAPYGKFFVSGNHEYLTRDVDNWFRHLRTLGFGILHNDNTKIKKPDSSDEFCLAGVDDHDATKFSYKGHGMDLDKAVSTCDPKYPIILLAHQPNAAKMALESKHDIKLVLSGHTHGGQMFPGSILVYLVNTYYAGLYKVGKSNYVYVSEGAIYWGIPMRILSTKEITEIVLQAS is encoded by the exons ATGGCTAGCACAACAAAGTGGTTTGTGTGGGCCTCTGCCCTTTCCCTGGTGGAAATAGGACTTTTATTCTCCCAAAGTGAAGTGAGAAGAATAGGTTACGCATCCCAGTTTTACTTAGCAGTTGTATGTTTTGTTGTATACAGCTCAAGTTGTGTGGTGGAACAGGTTTCGACCGAAATGTACGACCTCGGATATTTCAAAACAAGTCCAAAAGTGTGCTGGTTGGCTAGGCTTGCCCTGGCAGTAGTGACTATGTTTCTTGCCCCAATGTGTATTGTAGTCATCGGAGTTAACCGCCACATAGTTGGCATCAATCCAAGTTTTTTTACGATGCTCTTTTACATTTGTTTTGGTTTCACGTTCCATTTGTTAACAATCACGTGGACTATGAACAGTCTTGCAAGGGTGATACGTTTCATTTATCGCTGCCTCATACAAGAGAAGGGACCACTCATTGAACAAACTGTTCGATCTCAACATAACTTTGCTCAACTGAAAGCCCTCCTTGGTTTCATCTACGCCTTTTTCATATCTTTTTACGGAGTGTACTACGCATTTCAACCGCCTATTATTAGAAAAGTTCACATTCCCATTGAGAATCTTTCGAAGTCATTTGACGGGTTCAGAATCGTTCAACTATGTGATATTCATCTGGGACCGACAGTCGGAAAGGAACAGTTGGAAGAAGTTATAGATGCCGTCCAAAAGCTTCACCCAG ATTTGATTGTCATCACCGGAGATTTGGTGGACGGCCATGTCCAAGATCTTATGGATGCTGTTGAACCAGCTAAACATTTACAAGCACCATATGGAAAGTTTTTTGTTTCTG GTAACCATGAATACCTCACAAGGGATGTGGATAACTGGTTTAGACACCTCCGAACACTAGGTTTTGGTATCCTCCACAATGACAACACAAAGATCAAGAAACCTGACTCGTCTGATGAGTTTTGTTTGGCTGGGGTGGATGACCATGATGCCACAAAGTTCAG TTACAAAGGCCATGGCATGGACCTGGACAAAGCAGTTTCAACCTGTGACCCAAAATACCCAATCATACTTCTTGCCCATcaaccaaatgcagctaaaatggCTCTGGAATCAAAGCATGATATTAAACTTGTTTTATCTG GCCATACACACGGTGGTCAGATGTTCCCTGGCAGTATTCTCGTCTACTTAGTCAACACCTATTACGCAGGATTATACAAAGTCGGCAAAAGCAATTACGTTTATGTTTCCGAGGGCGCCATCTATTGGGGAATTCCAATGAGAATCCTGTCGACAAAGGAGATCACAGAAATTGTTTTGCAGGCGTCGTGA
- the LOC135496323 gene encoding uncharacterized protein LOC135496323: MNSKCTGNKSWQCTDGTCVDNYSSCVSPSSECRGTLNQYYCGLLNGDNCVYSDLSCMRECGMNSDTIHKFDRPCPGFPGKCTWLSFYCPFSCGGDKVKCPQSNRCEKTLAFCDPCFTFRCANTGICIASYKQCNGFNDCGDYSDERNCGSSGSGSSGSGSSGRDTTDVSGPAVDTMSIAIGVSVSVGVFILILVCILCMVRKRNTNRGGRGTVLSPRQRGGGPTGGPTIVGATPIARPPQIASASSPHGSNSRLLPPGQLPYAVVPSAPGSSHSLNSASSHPAAPPPSYDEVVDNDRQFRIADTQLPSYADSEHIPPVNPNYTSTSSV, encoded by the exons ATGAATTCCAAATGCACTGGAAATAAGTCGTGGCAGTGCACTGACGGCACCTGCGTAGATAACTATTCTTCCTGCG TTAGTCCGAGCTCAGAATGTAGGGGTACGCTCAATCAGTACTACTGTGGACTTCTTAATGGAGATAACTGTGTTTACAGTGATCTTAGTTGCA TGAGAGAGTGTGGCATGAATTCAGACACAATACATAAGTTTGACCGTCCCTGTCCAGGCTTCCCTGGAAAGTGTACTTGGTTGTCTTTTTATTGCC CTTTTTCATGTGGTGGTGATAAAGTCAAGTGTCCACAGAGTAACAGGTGTGAAAAGACATTGGCGTTTTGTG ATCCTTGTTTCACTTTCCGATGTGCAAATACAGGGATTTGTATTGCCAGTTACAAACAGTGTAATGGATTCAATGACTGTGGAGACTATTCAGATGAAAGGAATTGTGGGTCTTCAGGGTCAGGGtcgtcagggtcagggtcatcAGGGAGAGACACGACGGATGTCAGTGGCCCAGCAG TGGACACCATGTCTATTGCCATTGGAGTCTCTGTCAGCGTAGGAgtgttcattttgatacttgtGTGTATTCTCTGCATGGTACGAAAAAGGAACACGAATCGTGGAGGACGTGGAA CAGTTTTGTCACCGCGTCAACGCGGTGGTGGGCCTACCGGAGGACCAACGATAGTTGGAGCAACCCCAATTGCCAGACCTCCACAAATAGCAAGCGCTTCAAGTCCTCATGGATCAAACTCACGGCTTCTTCCTCCCGGTCAG TTACCGTACGCAGTGGTTCCATCGGCACCTGGTTCTTCTCATAGTCTTAATAGCGCTAGCAGTCATCCTGCAGCGCCACCCCCTTCCTATGATGAAGTAGTTGACAACGACAGGCAGTTCAGGATAGCAGATACACAG CTTCCAAGTTATGCAGATTCAGAGCACATCCCTCCTGTCAACCCAAATTATACAAGCACTAGCAGCGTATGA